The following coding sequences are from one Musa acuminata AAA Group cultivar baxijiao chromosome BXJ1-6, Cavendish_Baxijiao_AAA, whole genome shotgun sequence window:
- the LOC103989062 gene encoding probable L-ascorbate peroxidase 6, chloroplastic/mitochondrial yields the protein MAAYRSSSMAFRLIPAASKTITTFRSSSSSNGSISSLLRGDGLSRGPVFGWGLGGSRRAASAAACLPSDPAQLRSARDDIRELLKTTFCHPILVRLGWHDAGTYNKSIEEWPRQGGANGSVRFDKELKHAANAGLVNALKLLQPVKDKYSGVTYADLFQLASATAVEEAGGPKIPMKYGRVDASGPEQCPEEGRLPAAGTPSPASHLRDIFYRMGLSDKDIVALSGAHTLGRASPERSGWGKPETKYTKDGPGRPGGQSWTPQWLKFDNSYFKEIKERRDADLLVLPTDASLFEDPSFKVYAEKYAVDQDAFFKDYAESHAKLSNQGAKFDPPEGISIEHH from the exons ATGGCGGCGTACCGCTCTTCCTCCATGGCCTTCCGCCTCATCCCCGCTGCTTCCAAGACGATAACAACTTtccgctcctcttcctcctcgaacGGTTCCATCTCCTCGCTACTCCGCGGCGACGGACTCTCCCGG GGCCCGGTTTTCGGGTGGGGTTTAGGCGGGTCTCGTCGCGCTGCGTCTGCCGCCGCGTGCTTGCCGTCGGATCCGGCGCAGCTGAGGAGCGCCAGGGACGACATCAGGGAGCTCCTCAAGACGACATTCTGCCATCCTATTCTG GTCCGTTTGGGTTGGCATGATGCTGGCACATACAATAAAAGTATCGAGGAATGGCCAAGGCAAGGTGGAGCTAATGGAAGCGTGCGATTTGACAAAGAATTGAAACATGCAGCCAATGCTG GCCTAGTAAATGCTTTAAAGCTTCTTCAGCCTGTCAAGGACAAGTATTCAGGTGTTACATATGCAGATTTGTTCCAATTAGCCAGTGCTACAGCTGTTGag GAAGCTGGTGGCCCCAAAATCCCAATGAAGTATGGTAGGGTAGATGCCTCTGGACCTGAACAGTGCCCTGAGGAAGGGAGGCTTCCTG CTGCTGGGACACCTTCACCAGCATCTCATTTAAGGGACATATTCTACAGAATGGGTCTAAGTGACAAG GATATTGTTGCATTGTCTGGCGCACATACTCTAGGTAGGGCCAGTCCGGAACGTAGTGGTTGGGGAAAACCAGAAACAAAATATACG AAAGATGGCCCTGGTAGACCTGGTGGACAGTCATGGACGCCTCAATGGCTGAAATTTGATAATAGCTACTTCAAG GAAATCAAAGAGCGAAGAGATGCAGATCTGCTAGTTTTGCCCACAGATGCTTCTTTATTTGAAGATCCATCCTTCAAG GTATATGCCGAGAAATACGCGGTTGACCAGGATGCATTTTTCAAAGATTATGCTGAATCACATGCAAAACTCAGCAACCAAGGTGCCAAGTTTGATCCTCCGGAG GGCATCTCAATAGAGCATCACTGA
- the LOC135676827 gene encoding NAC domain-containing protein 2-like — translation MNGGDLALPAGFRFHPTDEELVTHYLCRKCAAMPISVPVVAEVDLYKYDPWQLPGMASYGEKEWYFFSPRDRKYPNGSRPNRAAGSGYWKATGADKPIGTPRTVAIKKALVFYSGKAPKGTKTNWIMHEYRLAHPDRSATKKTNNSLRLDDWVLCRIYHKKGEIDPGRRLTESKARPWVEPKREDTWQVTAAAPPLMTDLLYLDAPESLPVLVGASSCSEHADLTCEREVQSLPRWGEDWESVRWFGVNNEHAPLSPSCGDPLQDIFTYLQKPF, via the exons atgaACGGCGGCGATTTGGCTCTCCCAGCGGGGTTTCGATTCCATCCGACGGACGAGGAGCTGGTGACGCATTACCTCTGCCGTAAATGCGCGGCGATGCCCATCTCGGTGCCCGTCGTCGCCGAGGTCGACCTCTACAAGTACGACCCGTGGCAGCTCCCAG GGATGGCGTCGTACGGGGAGAAGGAGTGGTACTTCTTCTCGCCCAGGGACCGGAAGTACCCCAACGGCTCACGCCCGAACCGCGCCGCCGGCTCGGGCTACTGGAAGGCCACCGGCGCCGACAAGCCGATCGGCACGCCCCGGACGGTGGCGATCAAGAAGGCGCTGGTGTTCTACTCTGGGAAGGCGCCCAAGGGGACGAAGACCAATTGGATCATGCACGAGTACCGGCTCGCCCACCCCGACCGGTCCGCCACCAAGAAGACGAACAACAGCCTACGG TTGGACGACTGGGTGTTGTGCCGGATCTACCACAAGAAGGGGGAGATCGACCCCGGGCGGAGGTTGACCGAGTCGAAGGCGCGCCCCTGGGTCGAGCCGAAGCGGGAGGACACGTGGCAAGTGACTGCGGCGGCGCCGCCCCTGATGACGGACCTGCTCTACCTGGACGCGCCGGAGTCGCTTCCGGTGTTGGTCGGGGCCTCGAGCTGCTCGGAGCACGCGGACCTCACGTGCGAGAGGGAGGTGCAGAGCCTGCCCAGGTGGGGGGAGGACTGGGAGAGCGTCCGCTGGTTCGGTGTTAATAACGAACATGCCCCGCTCTCGCCCTCGTGCGGAGACCCTCTCCAGGATATATTCACGTACTTGCAGAAGCCCTTCTAG
- the LOC103989064 gene encoding protein CELLULOSE SYNTHASE INTERACTIVE 3 translates to MAKSCTPLLRELSAAPSSSSSQSCESNGMDDPESTVARVARFLEQLHASNSSPQEKELITAQLLAVSRTQKDTRALIGTHSQAMPLFISVLRSGTPIAKVNIANILSALCKEEDLRIKVLLGGCIPPLLSLLKSESSESKKAAAEAIFEVSSGGLSDDHIGMKIFVTEGVVPTLWDLLNPKIKQDRVVEGFVTGALRNLCGDKDGYWRATLEAGGVEIITGLLLSDNTASQSNAASLLARLISAFSDSISKVIDAGAVKALLQLLGRDNDTSVCSSAADALEVLSSKSTMAKKAVVDAGGLPVLIGAVVAPSKECMQGESGHSLQRHAVCALANICGGMSSLILYLGELSQAPSFAAPVSDTIGALAYSLMVFEGSEEKVFDPVQIEEILIKLLKATDTKLVQDRVLEALASLYGNESLCSRIIHSDAKKVLVGLITMASADVQEHFILSLARLCCDGAVIWGALGEREGIQMLIALLGLSSEQHQEYAVALLAILTDQVDDSKWAITAAGGIPPLVQLLEIGSQKAKEDAVHVLWNMCCHSDDIRACVERAGAVPALLWLLKSGGQKGQEASAKALKKLINYADSATINQLLALLVGDDALSSRTHAITVLGHVLTMASYKDLVQKGSPANKGLSSLVQVLNSSNEETQECAASVLADLFNVRQDICDSLATDEIVHPCMKLLTSKAQVVATQSARALGALSRPTKAKTANKMSYIAEGDVEPLIKMAKTSSIDAAETAVAALANLLSDPHIAAEALAADVLSALLRVLGEGTLDGKKNSSRALYQLLNHFPVGDVLMESSQCHFVVHAIADSLAPMGLEGVNSDALDVLALLVKPKKNMNFIYSPCAALVETPSTIEPLVQCLALGLPAEQDKAIEILSRLQDHPAILGDLLVERAQCIASLADRIMNSSNMEVRIGGAALLICSMKEHRQQSLDILNVSKLQQKLIYALIDMLKHQCSSVSLGNGARSARNVTERTFHHEDDEYDVPNPATILGGTVALWLLAIISSSCANGKLTIMEAGGVEVLSDKLAAYAANQLAEYEDAEGIWTSSLLLAILFQDTEVVQCSATMRIIPCLAFLLKSDEVIDKYFAAQAMASLACNGNKGIQLAIANSGAVGGLTTLIGHEESDIPNLFALSEEFNLEKHPDEVVLKHLFQIEDVRIGATARKSIPLLVDLLRPMPDRPGAPPIAIHLLTQIAEGSEANKLAMAEAGALESLTKYLSLSPQDSTETSITDLLRILYSNSELVHHECSLSTLNQLVAVLRMGSRTARFSATRTLQELFDVEDIRDTEMARQAIQPLVDMLNAGTDKEQHAALVALIKLTDGNISKASALTDVEGNPLESLHKILLSSSSLELKKNAAQLCYVLFGNSTIRTMPIASECVQPLISLITSDPSGEVEFGVRALERLLDDEHHADIAATTEVVDLLVRYVSGSNYELSEASISALIKLGKDRPQCKLEMVNAGIIDNALDMILDAPVSVSSSVAELLRILTNNSGIAKSSAAARMVEPLFLVLKRPDFTMWGQHSSLQALVNILEKPQSLTALKLTPSQVIEPLISFLESPSQAIQQLGTELLSHLLEQEHFQQDITTKNAIVPLVQLAGIGILSLQQTAIKALESISLSWPKAVADAGGIFELSKVIIQDDPQPSHALWESAALVLSNIVKSNSDYYLKVSLIVLVRLLHSTLEATVSVSLSALLVQERKNPSNSVMMAEAGAIDALLELLRLHHCEEACGRLLEALFNNARVREMKLVKYAIAPLSQYLLDPQTRSQSAKFLVTLALGNLFQHDSLARASDSVSACRALISLLEDQPTEEMKVVAICALQSLVMHSRTNRRAVAEAGGILVVQELLLSPNTDVAGQAALLIKYLFSNHTLQEYVSNELIRSLTAALEKESWSSATNNEEVLRTIFVIFTNFKKLRTSEAATLCIPHLVGALRTGTEAAQESVLDTLCLLKESWSQMNEDIAKAQALIAAEAIPILQLLMKTCPPSFQERADSLLNCLPGCLTVTIKRGNNLKQTMGSTNAFCQLKIGNGPPRQTKVVSHSACPEWKEGFTWAFDVPPKGQKLYIVCKSKNTFGKSTLGRVTIQIDKVVTDGVYHGFFSLNHDGNRDGSSRTLEIEIVWSNRTSGDDM, encoded by the exons ATGGCGAAGTCTTGTACACCTCTGCTGCGTGAGCTTTCTGCCGCACCTTCTTCGTCATCTTCTCAATCATG TGAATCAAATGGAATGGATGATCCCGAGAGCACAGTTGCCAGGGTTGCTCGCTTCTTGGAGCAGCTTCATGCAAGTAATTCGTCCCCACAAGAGAAAGAGCTGATAACAGCACAGTTGCTAGCAGTTTCCAGAACGCAAAAGGACACTAGGGCTTTGATTGGCACCCATTCTCAGGCCATGCCATTGTTCATCTCGGTCCTCAGAAGTGGGACACCAATCGCGAAGGTGAATATTGCAAACATCCTTAGTGCTCTCTGCAAGGAAGAAGACTTGCGCATTAAAGTTCTTTTAGGGGGTTGCATACCGCCGTTACTTTCTCTCCTGAAGTCTGAATCTTCTGAGTCAAAAAAGGCAGCAGCTGAAGCTATCTTTGAGGTCTCCTCTGGCGGGCTTTCAGATGATCATATTGGCATGAAAATATTTGTCACTGAGGGTGTCGTACCGACGCTCTGGGATCTGCTTAATCCTAAGATTAAGCAAGACCGTGTAGTTGAAGGCTTTGTTACTGGAGCATTAAGGAATCTTTGTGGGGACAAGGATGGATACTGGAGGGCCACACTTGAAGCTGGTGGAGTAGAGATAATTACTGGCCTTCTTTTGTCTGATAACACAGCTTCACAATCAAATGCTGCTTCCCTCTTGGCTCGGCTGATATCAGCGTTCAGTGATAGTATTTCCAAGGTGATAGATGCTGGAGCAGTTAAGGCCCTTCTCCAACTACTAGGACGGGATAACGATACTTCTGTATGTTCCAGTGCTGCAGATGCTCTGGAGGTCCTGTCATCTAAGTCAACTATGGCTAAGAAAGCTGTCGTGGATGCAGGTGGTCTACCAGTCCTAATTGGAGCAGTGGTAGCTCCTTCTAAGGAGTGCATGCAAGGAGAGTCTGGTCATTCTCTGCAGAGGCATGCTGTTTGTGCATTAGCAAATATATGTGGTGGTATGTCTTCTCTGATACTCTACCTTGGAGAACTCTCCCAAGCCCCTAGCTTTGCTGCTCCAGTTTCTGATACAATTGGAGCTCTTGCATACTCTTTGATGGTTTTTGAGGGCAGTGAAGAAAAAGTGTTTGATCCAGTTCAGATTGAGGAAATTTTGATAAAGCTACTGAAGGCCACAGACACTAAACTAGTTCAGGACCGTGTTCTTGAGGCTTTGGCCAGCCTCTATGGCAATGAATCCCTTTGCAGTAGGATCATTCATTCAGATGCAAAAAAGGTTCTCGTTGGGTTGATAACCATGGCCTCTGCTGATGTTCAGGAACATTTTATTCTGTCACTAGCAAGATTGTGTTGTGATGGTGCTGTAATATGGGGGGCTCTTGGGGAGAGAGAGGGCATTCAGATGCTAATAGCATTGCTTGGACTGTCCAGTGAACAACACCAGGAATATGCGGTTGCTTTGCTTGCAATCTTGACAGACCAAGTGGATGACAGCAAATGGGCCATTACTGCTGCTGGAGGAATCCCTCCTCTGGTGCAATTGTTGGAAATTGGATCCCAGAAAGCAAAGGAGGATGCAGTTCATGTGCTGTGGAACATGTGCTGTCACAGTGATGACATTCGTGCATGTGTTGAGAGGGCTGGGGCTGTTCCAGCTCTCTTATGGCTTTTGAAGAGTGGTGGCCAAAAAGGGCAAGAAGCTTCAGCTAAGGCACTCAAGAAGCTAATTAATTACGCTGACTCCGCCACTATCAATCAATTATTGGCCCTCCTTGTTGGTGACGATGCTCTTAGTTCCAGGACACATGCTATCACAGTGTTGGGTCATGTGCTTACAATGGCTTCTTATAAGGATCTGGTACAGAAGGGGAGTCCTGCGAATAAGGGACTTAGCTCTCTTGTACAGGTTCTTAACTCATCCAATGAAGAAACTCAAGAATGTGCTGCTTCTGTTTTGGCTGATTTATTCAATGTCCGACAAGATATCTGTGACAGTCTTGCCACCGATGAAATAGTTCATCCTTGCATGAAGCTATTGACCAGCAAAGCTCAAGTTGTTGCAACACAGTCAGCACGAGCTTTGGGTGCATTATCCCGTCCAACCAAGGCTAAAACTGCCAATAAGATGTCATATATTGCAGAAGGTGATGTTGAACCTCTCATTAAGATGGCTAAAACATCTTCAATTGATGCTGCTGAAACTGCAGTTGCTGCTTTGGCAAATCTGCTCTCAGATCCACATATTGCTGCTGAAGCGTTAGCAGCAGATGTTTTATCAGCTTTGTTGAGAGTGCTAGGAGAAGGCACATTAGACGGGAAGAAGAATTCTTCGCGAGCACTTTACCAGCTATTGAACCACTTTCCCGTTGGTGATGTTCTCATGGAAAGTTCTCAGTGTCACTTTGTAGTTCATGCAATTGCAGATTCTTTAGCACCCATGGGCCTTGAAGGGGTTAATTCGGATGCATTAGACGTGCTTGCTTTATTGGTCAAACCAAAAAAGAACATGAACTTCATCTATTCCCCTTGCGCTGCCCTTGTTGAGACTCCATCGACCATAGAGCCATTGGTCCAATGTCTGGCTCTTGGGCTTCCTGCTGAGCAAGATAAGGCAATTGAAATCCTTTCAAGGCTCCAGGACCATCCTGCCATACTTGGTGATCTTTTGGTAGAAAGGGCACAATGTATAGCTTCACTTGCGGATAGAATTATGAACTCATCTAATATGGAAGTAAGAATTGGCGGTGCTGCTCTTCTCATTTGTTCTATGAAGGAGCACAGGCAGCAGTCATTGGACATACTAAATGTATCAAAACTTCAACAGAAACTTATTTATGCCCTCATTGATATGCTGAAACATCAGTGCAGTTCTGTCTCTCTAGGCAATGGAGCAAGGAGTGCCAGGAATGTTACGGAGAGAACTTTTCATCATGAAGACGATGAATATGATGTCCCTAACCCAGCAACAATTCTGGGAGGAACAGTTGCTTTGTGGTTGCTTGCTATCATTTCCTCTTCCTGTGCAAATGGTAAACTTACAATAATGGAGGCTGGTGGTGTGGAAGTTCTTTCAGATAAGCTTGCGGCTTATGCTGCTAATCAACTG GCAGAATATGAAGATGCAGAAGGCATTTGGACCAGTTCACTTCTCTTGGCTATACTGTTCCAGGACACAGAAGTTGTTCAATGTTCAGCAACCATGCGCATTATACCTTGTCTGGCTTTCTTGCTGAAGTCTGATGAAGTCATTGACAAGTATTTTGCTGCTCAAGCAATGGCTAGTCTTGCTTGTAATGGAAACAAGGGTATACAACTTGCTATTGCAAATTCAGGTGCTGTTGGAGGCCTTACAACTTTGATTGGACATGAGGAATCAGATATCCCAAATCTTTTTGCCCTGTCTGAAGaatttaatttagaaaaacaCCCTGATGAAGTTGTGTTAAAGCATCTGTTTCAAATTGAAGACGTGAGGATTGGTGCAACGGCCCGCAAGTCCATACCCTTATTAGTTGACCTTCTAAGACCAATGCCAGATAGACCAGGTGCACCACCAATTGCTATTCACCTTCTGACTCAGATAGCAGAAGGAAGTGAAGCAAACAAACTAGCTATGGCTGAAGCTGGGGCTTTGGAATCTTTAACGAAATACCTTTCTTTGAGTCCTCAAGACTCAACGGAAACTAGCATAACTGATCTTTTAAGAATCTTGTATAGCAACTCTGAGTTGGTGCACCATGAATGTTCTCTTAGTACTTTGAATCAGCTTGTAGCTGTTTTAAGAATGGGCTCAAGAACTGCTCGTTTTAGTGCCACAAGGACTTTACAGGAACTCTTTGATGTGGAGGATATCAGAGATACTGAAATGGCTAGACAAGCTATTCAACCATTAGTTGACATGCTCAATGCAGGAACTGATAAGGAACAACATGCTGCACTTGTTGCTTTGATCAAACTGACTGATGGAAATATTTCAAAGGCATCAGCATTAACTGATGTGGAAGGTAATCCACTTGAAAGCCTCCACAAGATTTTGTTATCCAGTTCATCTTTGGAACTAAAGAAAAATGCAGCACAGCTATGCTATGTCTTATTTGGAAATTCAACTATACGAACAATGCCTATTGCCTCAGAATGTGTTCAACCTTTAATATCTCTAATAACATCAGACCCCAGTGGAGAAGTAGAGTTTGGTGTTCGTGCTCTAGAGAGGTTGCTTGACGATGAACACCATGCAGATATTGCAGCAACAACTGAAGTTGTGGATCTTCTTGTGAGATATGTTTCTGGTTCAAACTATGAACTTTCAGAGGCCAGCATAAGTGCTCTTATAAAGTTGGGAAAGGACCGGCCTCAATGTAAACTTGAAATGGTCAATGCTGGAATAATTGACAATGCACTTGACATGATCCTTGATGCACCTGTTTCTGTTAGTTCTTCAGTTGCTGAGTTGCTTCGCATCTTGACCAACAATAGTGGTATTGCTAAAAGCTCAGCTGCTGCGAGAATGGTTGAACCTCTTTTCCTGGTTCTAAAACGTCCAGATTTTACTATGTGGGGACAGCATAGTTCATTGCAAGCACTCGTAAATATCTTGGAGAAACCGCAAAGCCTGACAGCCTTAAAGTTAACTCCGAGTCAAGTCATTGAGCCATTGATATCATTTCTCGAGTCCCCATCCCAAGCCATCCAACAGCTTGGCACTGAATTACTGTCACATCTTCTGGAACAGGAGCATTTCCAACAAGATATTACTACAAAAAATGCAATTGTTCCCCTTGTACAGCTTGCAGGAATTGGGATACTGAGCTTACAACAAACTGCAATCAAAGCACTTGAGAGTATATCTCTGAGCTGGCCCAAAGCTGTGGCTGATGCAGGGGGAATCTTTGAGCTTTCTAAGGTCATCATCCAGGATGATCCCCAGCCAAGTCATGCCTTGTGGGAGTCTGCAGCACTTGTTTTATCAAATATTGTCAAGTCTAATTCTGATTACTATCTTAAGGTCTCACTGATTGTGCTTGTGAGGTTGCTGCACTCCACATTAGAAGCTACTGTTTCAGTATCTTTAAGTGCCCTTCTTGTTCAAGAGAGAAAGAATCCTTCAAATTCTGTAATGATGGCTGAGGCTGGTGCTATTGATGCGTTGCTCGAACTTCTAAGATTACACCATTGCGAAGAAGCTTGTGGAAGATTGCTTGAAGCATTATTTAACAATGCACGAGTGCGAGAAATGAAACTTGTAAAATATGCAATAGCTCCTCTTTCTCAATATTTATTAGATCCACAGACGAGATCTCAGTCTGCAAAGTTTCTTGTGACTCTTGCACTTGGCAATCTTTTCCAGCATGATTCACTTGCCAGAGCAAGTGATTCTGTATCCGCGTGCCGTGCTTTAATCAGCCTGCTTGAAGACCAGCCAACAGAAGAGATGAAAGTGGTGGCAATATGTGCTTTGCAAAGCTTGGTTATGCACAGTAGAACAAATAGGCGTGCTGTTGCAGAAGCTGGGGGAATACTGGTAGTACAGGAGTTGTTACTGTCCCCAAATACTGATGTTGCTGGACAGGCAGCACTGCTTATCAAGTATCTATTTTCAAATCATACACTCCAAGAGTATGTATCAAATGAACTTATAAGGTCGCTGACTG CTGCCTTGGAGAAAGAATCATGGTCCTCTGCAACTAACAATGAAGAAGTTCTGAGAACCATATTTGTGATATTTACCAACTTCAAGAAGCTCCGCACTTCCGAAGCAGCCACCCTTTGCATCCCACATTTAGTTGGTGCTTTAAGAACAGGAACTGAGGCTGCTCAGGAGTCGGTTTTGGATACTCTTTGTTTGTTGAAAGAGTCATGGTCACAAATGAATGAGGACATTGCAAAGGCACAAGCCCTTATTGCGGCTGAGGCCATACCTATATTGCAATTGCTTATGAAAACTTGCCCACCCAGTTTTCAGGAAAGGGCAGACAGCTTACTGAACTGCTTACCAGGGTGCTTGACGGTGACCATCAAACGTGGAAATAACTTGAAGCAGACAATGGGGAGTACCAACGCATTCTGTCAGCTTAAAATAGGAAATGGCCCTCCAAGACAGACCAAG GTGGTAAGCCATAGTGCATGCCCAGAATGGAAGGAAGGTTTTACCTGGGCATTCGACGTTCCGCCAAAAGGACAGAAGCTTTATATAGTCTGCAAAAGCAAAAATACGTTTGGGAAG AGTACCCTGGGGAGAGTCACCATTCAAATAGACAAGGTTGTTACAGATGGAGTTTACCATGGATTTTTCAGCCTCAATCATGATGGTAACAGGGATGGATCttcgcgaacacttgaaatcgagATCGTATGGTCTAATCGGACATCTGGCGATGACATGTGA